The following are encoded together in the Paludisphaera mucosa genome:
- a CDS encoding Ig-like domain-containing protein — protein MLYKAPFAVVKPRRRPSRPPVFEVLEDRTVLSTVADFESGFALGGQGAVTIREAAGTDGPWVVGSFTGTIDFDPGEGVFALTSAGGEDAFLASYDRMGRLRWARSFGGPGDDRINDVKLDDRHFGLNQQYIVVVGAFSGSVEFGPGYGTTLLTSEGGTDAFLAQFAVADGSLHWARGFGGPGDDEATGLALAWDHLFVVGSFRGTANFDPGLRLAGSPRTMTSAGGADVFYVDLARDGSWWYSSAARAGGPGDDGAVAASESRILGTFEGTADLSFGDGIDLRWISEGPMLRTSAGGRDGFVVTFWGVGDPRTLRTFGGPGDDRPTDLAEIDYRYTTPPRPSYYYISGAFEGRVDFGGPDGAGIRTSAGGADGFLARYDESTDALDWVAAAGGQGDDAVEAITAHVLSVWATGGFTGDVDFDPGAGVRTLRDAGRGSAFLWCLEPSGKVELARSMGGDGASWGVGLPTLNFKSFVLGRFEGAVDVDPSPTGSRVLTSIGRSAAFVAKFVDTPDMIPIAVDDMYRVEAGGVLTVWPTPGPRIGLLANDFARVGSGFVTMGTVSDLRHGSISTGYQGEFRYTPSAGFVGTDSFTYQVHDGDLASNVATVYFTVVEPGEGPPPESPALYLEGEGRGVWTWSAAGFHQINTDDPEAIAASADGTLFLDFGPRGLWFWSEGAYRKLNDADPQTIAAGPGGSLAVDYGSFGLWIGNGWIRPINAADPEGLAFGPDGTLFIDYGPYGLWRWREGYGFRQLNAANPEGLAGGPGGVLYVDYGVYGLWDWRDGSGFRQLNSGNPQALAASPDGSLYLDFGPYGLWRRDRDAVLTKLDSDDPREIMVDLVGALVVDLGPRGLFRWADGGFEPLAAVWDLDAGA, from the coding sequence ATGCTCTACAAGGCCCCGTTCGCCGTCGTGAAGCCGCGCCGCCGCCCGTCGCGCCCGCCCGTATTCGAGGTGCTGGAGGACCGAACCGTTCTGTCCACGGTCGCCGACTTCGAGTCGGGGTTCGCGCTCGGCGGCCAGGGCGCCGTCACCATTCGGGAGGCCGCCGGCACCGACGGGCCGTGGGTCGTGGGCTCGTTCACCGGGACCATCGACTTCGATCCGGGCGAAGGCGTGTTCGCGCTGACGAGCGCGGGGGGCGAGGACGCCTTCCTCGCCTCGTACGACCGCATGGGGAGGCTGCGCTGGGCCCGGTCTTTCGGTGGACCGGGGGACGATCGGATCAACGACGTCAAGTTGGATGACCGGCATTTCGGCCTCAATCAGCAGTACATCGTCGTCGTCGGGGCCTTCTCGGGGTCGGTGGAGTTCGGACCGGGTTACGGGACGACCCTCCTGACGAGCGAGGGGGGGACCGACGCCTTCCTGGCGCAATTCGCCGTCGCCGACGGCTCGCTCCACTGGGCCCGCGGCTTCGGGGGGCCCGGCGACGACGAAGCGACGGGGCTCGCCCTGGCGTGGGACCACCTGTTCGTCGTCGGGTCGTTCCGCGGGACCGCCAACTTCGACCCCGGCCTCCGGTTGGCCGGCTCGCCGCGAACGATGACGTCGGCGGGGGGGGCGGACGTCTTCTACGTCGACCTGGCCCGGGACGGCTCATGGTGGTACTCGTCGGCCGCCCGCGCCGGCGGTCCCGGGGACGACGGGGCCGTGGCCGCGAGCGAGTCGAGGATCCTGGGCACGTTCGAGGGGACGGCCGACCTCAGCTTCGGAGACGGTATCGACCTCAGGTGGATCTCCGAAGGGCCCATGCTGCGGACCAGCGCCGGCGGTCGCGACGGCTTCGTCGTCACCTTCTGGGGGGTCGGCGATCCCCGGACCCTCCGGACCTTCGGCGGACCCGGCGACGACCGGCCCACGGACCTGGCCGAGATCGACTACCGCTACACGACGCCGCCGCGGCCCAGTTACTACTACATTTCCGGCGCATTCGAAGGCCGGGTGGATTTCGGCGGCCCCGACGGCGCGGGGATCCGCACCTCCGCGGGGGGGGCCGACGGGTTCCTCGCGCGCTATGACGAGTCGACCGACGCTCTCGACTGGGTCGCCGCCGCGGGCGGCCAGGGCGACGACGCGGTCGAGGCGATCACGGCCCACGTCTTGAGCGTCTGGGCGACGGGAGGATTCACCGGCGACGTCGACTTCGACCCCGGGGCGGGCGTCCGCACGCTCCGCGACGCCGGCCGCGGCAGTGCGTTCCTGTGGTGCCTGGAGCCCTCGGGGAAGGTCGAGCTCGCCCGGTCCATGGGAGGGGACGGGGCTTCATGGGGCGTCGGCCTGCCGACGTTGAATTTCAAGAGCTTCGTCCTCGGCCGCTTCGAGGGGGCCGTCGACGTCGACCCGAGCCCGACGGGCTCCCGTGTCCTGACCTCGATCGGCCGGTCCGCCGCCTTCGTCGCGAAGTTCGTAGATACGCCCGACATGATCCCGATCGCCGTCGACGATATGTACCGCGTCGAGGCCGGCGGCGTGCTGACCGTCTGGCCCACGCCAGGACCCAGGATCGGCCTGCTCGCCAACGACTTCGCCCGCGTCGGGAGCGGATTCGTGACGATGGGGACGGTCTCGGATCTACGGCACGGCAGCATCTCCACGGGCTACCAGGGAGAGTTCCGTTACACGCCGAGCGCGGGGTTCGTGGGGACCGACTCGTTCACCTATCAGGTCCACGACGGCGACCTCGCCTCCAATGTCGCGACCGTCTACTTCACGGTCGTCGAACCCGGAGAAGGCCCGCCTCCCGAGTCGCCGGCGCTCTACCTCGAAGGCGAGGGGCGGGGCGTGTGGACCTGGTCGGCCGCCGGCTTCCATCAGATCAACACCGACGACCCCGAGGCCATAGCCGCCTCGGCGGACGGGACGCTGTTCCTCGATTTCGGCCCGCGCGGGCTGTGGTTCTGGTCGGAGGGCGCGTACCGCAAGCTCAACGACGCCGACCCCCAGACGATCGCCGCCGGGCCCGGCGGCTCGCTCGCAGTCGACTACGGATCGTTCGGGCTCTGGATCGGGAACGGTTGGATCCGGCCGATCAACGCCGCGGATCCGGAGGGCCTGGCGTTCGGCCCGGACGGGACCCTCTTCATCGACTACGGCCCTTACGGGCTCTGGCGGTGGCGCGAGGGCTATGGCTTCCGCCAGCTCAACGCGGCGAATCCCGAGGGCCTCGCCGGGGGCCCAGGCGGAGTCCTGTACGTCGACTATGGGGTATACGGGCTCTGGGACTGGCGCGACGGCTCGGGCTTCCGCCAGCTCAACTCCGGGAATCCGCAGGCGCTTGCGGCCTCACCCGACGGTTCGCTCTATCTCGACTTCGGGCCGTACGGACTCTGGCGGCGGGATCGGGACGCCGTCCTGACCAAGCTGGATTCGGACGATCCGCGCGAGATCATGGTCGACCTCGTCGGAGCGCTCGTCGTCGACCTCGGCCCCCGGGGCCTGTTCCGATGGGCCGACGGCGGATTCGAGCCGCTGGCCGCGGTATGGGACCTCGACGCGGGTGCGTGA
- a CDS encoding ABC transporter ATP-binding protein, which translates to MIETHDLTKMYGDMYALNRLNLTLDQGDVYGFIGPNGAGKTTTMRILATLLNPSWGEATVCGYSIYTGSKEIRRVIGYMPDFFGVYDDMKVIEYLEFFASAYRIKGAARRKICEEVLELVDLTYKRDALVTSLSRGMTQRLGLARTLLHDPQVLLLDEPASGLDPRARIEMRALLKELRSMGKTILVSSHILPELADICNKIGIIEQGCLLVNGEVTEVMKRVRTDIVLNINVADRLTEAADFLESQPEVETVDEKAGVLIVKLRPGIVKYGFLASRILENGFELTLFKEDEINLETAFMHLTKGITS; encoded by the coding sequence ATGATCGAGACGCACGACCTGACGAAGATGTACGGCGACATGTACGCCCTGAACCGCCTCAACCTGACGCTCGACCAGGGGGACGTCTACGGCTTCATCGGCCCCAACGGCGCCGGTAAGACCACGACCATGCGGATCCTCGCCACCCTGCTCAACCCGAGCTGGGGCGAGGCGACCGTCTGCGGCTACTCGATCTACACCGGGTCGAAGGAGATCCGCCGCGTCATCGGCTACATGCCCGACTTCTTCGGCGTGTACGACGACATGAAAGTCATCGAGTACCTCGAATTCTTCGCCTCCGCCTACCGCATCAAGGGCGCGGCCCGGCGGAAGATCTGCGAGGAGGTCCTGGAGCTGGTCGACCTGACCTACAAGCGCGACGCCCTTGTCACCAGCCTCTCGCGCGGGATGACCCAGCGCCTGGGCCTGGCCCGGACGCTGCTGCACGACCCCCAGGTGCTCCTGCTGGACGAGCCCGCCTCGGGCCTCGACCCCCGCGCCCGGATCGAGATGCGGGCGCTCCTAAAGGAGCTGCGGAGCATGGGCAAGACGATCCTGGTGTCGAGCCACATCCTCCCCGAGCTGGCCGACATCTGCAACAAGATCGGCATCATCGAGCAGGGCTGCCTGCTGGTGAACGGCGAGGTCACCGAGGTCATGAAGCGGGTCCGGACCGACATCGTCCTGAACATCAACGTCGCCGACCGCCTGACCGAGGCCGCCGACTTCCTCGAGTCCCAGCCCGAGGTCGAGACCGTCGACGAGAAGGCCGGCGTCCTGATCGTCAAGCTCCGCCCGGGCATCGTCAAGTACGGCTTCCTCGCCAGCCGAATCCTCGAAAACGGCTTCGAGCTCACCCTCTTCAAGGAAGACGAGATCAACCTCGAGACCGCCTTTATGCACCTGACCAAGGGCATCACGAGCTGA
- a CDS encoding DUF6157 family protein: MKPIHKTFVLVAADCPASRGRAPLAKGAGPTVALLQYELLTSRPYTLTLEDLILAVHVRRAGIPEAEAAKREAAIRAELFAKPHPCMRASPLPKSYGWGVHHDEDGRIAIVGVETEEYARFARGEFAGVEVVPAMRNKRA, from the coding sequence GTGAAGCCGATCCACAAGACGTTCGTGCTGGTCGCGGCCGACTGCCCGGCCTCCCGGGGGAGGGCCCCGCTCGCGAAGGGGGCCGGGCCGACCGTCGCGCTCCTGCAATACGAGCTGCTGACCTCGCGGCCGTATACGCTCACGTTGGAGGACCTCATCCTCGCCGTCCACGTCCGCCGCGCGGGGATCCCGGAGGCCGAGGCGGCGAAGCGGGAGGCGGCGATCCGGGCCGAGCTGTTCGCGAAGCCCCACCCCTGCATGCGGGCCTCGCCGCTGCCGAAGTCGTACGGCTGGGGCGTGCACCACGACGAGGACGGCCGGATCGCGATCGTCGGGGTCGAGACGGAGGAGTACGCCCGCTTCGCCCGCGGCGAGTTCGCGGGCGTCGAGGTCGTCCCCGCCATGCGGAACAAGCGGGCCTGA
- a CDS encoding HEAT repeat domain-containing protein, translated as MNQGEWERLIDDLKSGGDPGLRAREILAALTDRSRIRDLERLIRDADDFVREAAASGLINLEGLRALPLLLEALRRGSEEGHDNDTLAFEVTELVEMEKAEAAPLLLDLLRSDRPELRAQAAWLLGYLDDTVDPGPLIEAVNDPSPDVRAEAAGALSSFPWRPGVLEAMLSLLDDPDEGVRVSSASALGYLGERRAVPALLGALNDPSAEVRRFARHSLKLLGAD; from the coding sequence ATGAACCAGGGGGAATGGGAACGACTGATCGACGACCTCAAATCCGGCGGCGATCCGGGCCTCAGGGCGAGAGAGATCCTGGCTGCCCTGACGGATCGTTCCCGAATCCGCGACCTGGAGCGCCTGATCCGGGACGCCGATGACTTCGTGCGCGAGGCCGCAGCGAGCGGGCTGATCAATCTCGAAGGCTTACGGGCGCTCCCATTGCTCCTCGAGGCGTTGCGGCGCGGCTCGGAGGAGGGGCACGACAACGACACGCTCGCGTTCGAAGTCACGGAGTTGGTCGAGATGGAGAAGGCCGAAGCCGCCCCGCTGCTGCTGGACCTGCTCCGGTCGGATCGCCCCGAACTCCGGGCGCAGGCCGCCTGGCTGCTCGGCTATCTCGATGACACGGTCGATCCCGGACCGCTGATCGAGGCGGTGAACGACCCGAGTCCGGACGTCCGCGCGGAGGCCGCCGGCGCCCTGAGCTCCTTCCCTTGGCGTCCCGGGGTGCTGGAAGCGATGCTCTCCTTGCTCGACGACCCCGACGAGGGAGTGCGCGTCTCGTCCGCTTCCGCCCTCGGATACCTCGGCGAGCGGCGGGCGGTCCCTGCGCTGCTAGGCGCGCTGAATGATCCTTCGGCGGAGGTCCGCCGGTTCGCCAGGCATTCGCTCAAGCTGCTCGGGGCCGATTAA
- the ilvA gene encoding threonine ammonia-lyase, biosynthetic → MTGAGRPEAPLGRMDYLQKILTARVYDVAIETPLERAPKLSARLGNDVWLKREDEQPVFSFKLRGAYNKMVHLTPDQRGRGVVCASAGNHAQGVALSAKKLACRATIVMPVTTPSLKVDAVRALGGEVVLHGESYSDAHSHALELCEVHGYTFVHPFDDPDVIAGQGTIAMEILRQRQGPIHAVFAAIGGGGLISGVAAYIKAVRPEIRVIGVQSTDSDAMIRSVRAGKRVTLADVGLFSDGTAVKLVGAETFRLTRELVDDFVAVDADAACAAIKDVFEDTRSILEPAGALSVAGAKQYAAKHGLEGETLVAIACGANMNFDRLRFVAERAEVGEEREALFAVTIPERPGSLKRLCEAMGPRSVTEFNYRISAAPSAHVLIGLAVSGRDEAGALASRFVAEGFPVVDLTGDELAKEHVRHLVGGRNPLASEERLYRFEFPERPGALMRFLANMPPHWNISLFHYRNQGADYARVLVGLQMPDDERPAFDDFAAVLGYPCIDETENPVYRLFLR, encoded by the coding sequence ATGACCGGCGCCGGCCGCCCCGAAGCCCCCCTGGGGCGGATGGACTACCTCCAGAAGATCCTCACGGCCCGCGTGTACGACGTGGCGATCGAGACGCCGCTGGAGCGCGCGCCGAAGCTCTCCGCCCGGCTCGGCAACGACGTCTGGCTGAAACGCGAGGACGAGCAGCCGGTCTTCAGCTTCAAGCTCCGGGGGGCGTACAACAAGATGGTCCACCTGACGCCCGACCAGCGCGGCCGGGGGGTCGTCTGCGCGTCGGCGGGCAACCACGCGCAGGGCGTGGCCCTGAGCGCGAAGAAGCTGGCCTGCCGGGCGACGATCGTCATGCCGGTGACGACGCCGTCGCTCAAGGTCGACGCCGTGCGGGCCCTCGGCGGCGAGGTCGTGCTGCACGGCGAGAGCTATTCCGACGCCCATTCGCACGCCCTGGAGCTGTGCGAGGTCCACGGCTACACGTTCGTCCACCCGTTCGACGACCCGGACGTGATCGCCGGCCAGGGGACGATCGCGATGGAGATCCTCCGCCAGCGCCAGGGGCCGATCCACGCGGTCTTCGCGGCGATCGGCGGCGGCGGGCTGATCTCGGGGGTCGCGGCGTACATCAAGGCCGTGCGGCCCGAGATCCGGGTGATCGGCGTGCAGTCGACCGACTCCGACGCCATGATCCGGTCGGTCCGCGCCGGCAAGCGGGTGACGCTGGCCGACGTCGGCCTGTTTTCCGACGGCACGGCCGTCAAGCTCGTCGGCGCCGAGACGTTCCGGCTGACGCGCGAGCTGGTCGACGACTTCGTCGCGGTCGACGCCGACGCCGCCTGCGCCGCGATCAAGGACGTGTTCGAGGACACCCGCAGCATCCTGGAGCCGGCCGGGGCGCTCTCGGTGGCGGGGGCCAAGCAGTACGCGGCGAAGCACGGCCTGGAGGGCGAGACCCTGGTCGCGATCGCCTGCGGGGCCAACATGAACTTCGACCGCCTCCGGTTCGTCGCCGAGCGGGCCGAGGTCGGCGAGGAGCGCGAGGCGCTGTTCGCCGTCACGATCCCCGAGCGGCCCGGCAGCCTCAAGCGGCTCTGCGAGGCGATGGGCCCGCGCAGCGTCACCGAGTTCAACTACCGGATCTCCGCCGCCCCTTCCGCCCACGTCCTCATCGGCCTGGCCGTCTCGGGCCGGGACGAGGCCGGGGCGCTGGCCTCGCGGTTCGTCGCCGAGGGCTTCCCGGTCGTCGACCTGACCGGCGACGAGCTGGCCAAGGAGCACGTCCGCCACCTCGTCGGCGGCCGCAACCCGCTCGCGAGCGAGGAGCGGCTCTACCGCTTCGAGTTCCCCGAGCGTCCCGGCGCGCTCATGCGGTTCCTGGCGAACATGCCCCCGCACTGGAACATCAGCCTGTTCCACTACCGCAATCAGGGGGCCGACTACGCCCGCGTCCTCGTCGGCCTCCAGATGCCCGACGACGAGCGGCCCGCCTTCGACGACTTCGCCGCCGTCCTCGGCTACCCCTGCATCGACGAGACGGAGAACCCCGTCTATCGGCTGTTCCTGCGCTGA
- a CDS encoding cation diffusion facilitator family transporter — MGGRTWESVKRNLYHEAVRATLLGLVVNLALGGAKLFGGIVGGSLAMVSDAVNSLGDVFTSSAILLAFRVAQKPADAEHPYGHTRAEAIAGSNVAVLVIVSALIVGWNTLRSFPPEPTTETPPLWTLLIAGVNVLIKEALYQFKIRLGRRLGSSALTANAWDHRSDALSALAVLISLALVRILGPRYAFLDGVAGMVVVAVILNSATRLLLSSGQELMDAQADSEFVEAIRDAAVGVPQVRKVDKLWVRKTGLEYLVDIHVQVSAALTVDEGHRISHRVKDQLLERFPIVRDVLVHLEPFPHPHEHADQA; from the coding sequence ATGGGCGGTCGGACCTGGGAATCGGTCAAGCGGAACCTCTACCACGAGGCCGTGCGCGCGACGCTGCTGGGGCTGGTGGTCAACCTCGCGCTGGGCGGGGCGAAGCTGTTCGGGGGGATCGTCGGCGGGTCGCTGGCGATGGTCTCGGACGCGGTCAACTCGCTGGGGGACGTCTTCACCTCGTCCGCCATCCTGCTCGCCTTCCGGGTGGCCCAGAAGCCGGCGGACGCCGAACACCCCTACGGCCACACCCGGGCCGAGGCCATCGCGGGGTCGAACGTCGCGGTCCTGGTGATCGTCTCGGCCCTGATCGTCGGCTGGAACACGCTCCGATCCTTCCCGCCCGAGCCGACCACGGAGACCCCGCCGCTCTGGACCCTCCTGATCGCCGGCGTGAACGTGCTGATCAAGGAGGCGCTCTACCAGTTCAAGATCCGCCTCGGCCGTCGGCTGGGCTCCAGCGCCCTGACCGCCAACGCCTGGGACCACCGCTCCGACGCCCTCAGCGCCCTGGCCGTGCTCATCAGCCTGGCGCTCGTGCGGATCCTCGGGCCCCGCTACGCGTTCCTCGACGGCGTGGCGGGCATGGTCGTGGTGGCGGTGATCCTCAACTCGGCGACCCGTCTTTTGCTGTCCAGCGGCCAGGAGCTGATGGACGCCCAGGCCGATTCGGAGTTCGTCGAGGCGATCCGCGACGCCGCCGTGGGCGTGCCGCAGGTCCGCAAGGTCGACAAGCTCTGGGTCCGCAAGACGGGCCTGGAGTACCTGGTCGACATCCACGTCCAGGTCTCGGCCGCGCTGACCGTGGACGAGGGGCACCGGATCAGCCACCGGGTGAAGGACCAGCTCCTCGAACGCTTCCCGATCGTCCGCGACGTCCTCGTCCATCTTGAGCCGTTCCCGCACCCCCACGAGCACGCCGACCAGGCCTGA
- a CDS encoding amidohydrolase family protein, translating into MPTRRDLLRLAPAPFLLGAARAAEAAAFERIDSHFHIHRDAPAVFASLKASGWSGLDLVVCPVAGDEPFDLEARLDATLKGARASGGRVAWASTIDARGFESPDFAERATARLRKTFADGAIGVKIWKNIGMSIRGKSGAYLLPDDPSLTPIYETIEKAGKTLVAHLAEPDGAWLPLDDKNPEFPYYSKNPQWHMQGKGTPPKEAILAARDRVLARFSKLRVVGCHLGSDEDHLVSLARRLDEFPNFAVDTAARTRYFARGDRDRAVAFLTKYQDRILYATDYGLRDADPEAGAKALLARHDQDAAFYSTDAEMVYEGRPTRGLALPDAVVRKLFRENARRWLPGIGV; encoded by the coding sequence ATGCCGACCCGCAGAGACCTGCTCCGACTGGCCCCGGCGCCGTTCCTCCTGGGGGCCGCCCGCGCGGCCGAGGCGGCCGCCTTCGAGCGGATCGATTCCCACTTCCACATCCACCGCGACGCCCCGGCGGTGTTCGCCAGCCTGAAGGCCTCGGGCTGGAGCGGCCTCGACCTGGTCGTCTGCCCCGTCGCGGGCGACGAGCCCTTCGACCTCGAAGCCAGGCTCGACGCCACGCTCAAGGGCGCCCGGGCGAGCGGCGGCCGGGTGGCCTGGGCCTCGACCATCGACGCCCGCGGGTTCGAGTCGCCCGACTTCGCCGAGCGGGCGACCGCCCGCCTGCGCAAGACGTTCGCCGACGGCGCGATCGGCGTGAAGATCTGGAAGAACATCGGCATGTCGATCCGCGGCAAGTCGGGCGCGTACCTGCTCCCCGACGACCCGTCCCTGACGCCGATCTACGAGACCATCGAGAAGGCCGGGAAGACCCTCGTCGCCCACCTGGCCGAGCCGGACGGGGCCTGGCTGCCGCTCGACGACAAGAACCCGGAGTTCCCCTACTACTCGAAGAACCCCCAGTGGCACATGCAGGGCAAGGGGACGCCCCCCAAGGAGGCGATCCTCGCGGCCCGCGACCGCGTTTTGGCCCGGTTCTCGAAGCTGCGCGTGGTCGGCTGCCACCTGGGGAGCGACGAGGACCACCTCGTCAGCCTGGCGCGCCGCCTCGACGAGTTCCCCAACTTCGCCGTCGACACGGCCGCCCGCACCCGCTATTTCGCCCGCGGCGACCGCGACCGGGCCGTCGCCTTCCTGACGAAGTACCAGGACCGCATCCTGTACGCGACCGACTACGGCCTGCGCGACGCCGACCCCGAGGCCGGCGCGAAGGCCCTCCTGGCCCGCCACGACCAGGACGCGGCCTTCTACTCCACCGACGCCGAGATGGTCTACGAGGGCCGCCCGACGCGCGGGCTCGCCCTCCCCGACGCCGTGGTGCGGAAGCTCTTCCGCGAAAACGCCCGCCGCTGGCTGCCGGGGATCGGGGTGTAA
- a CDS encoding MazG nucleotide pyrophosphohydrolase domain-containing protein yields the protein MGETGDDGLTLRGLQRTILEMYGTKDAARGAEATFLWLAEEFGELATALRSGTHEELALEMADVLAWLATLANIRGVDLDDAVRRKYGLGCPGCGRSPCVCDPAEKP from the coding sequence ATGGGCGAGACGGGCGACGACGGTCTGACGCTCCGCGGGCTGCAGCGGACCATCCTGGAGATGTACGGGACCAAGGACGCCGCGCGCGGGGCCGAGGCGACGTTCCTCTGGCTGGCCGAGGAGTTCGGCGAGCTGGCCACGGCGCTCCGGTCCGGGACGCACGAGGAGCTGGCGCTCGAGATGGCCGACGTCCTCGCCTGGCTGGCGACCCTGGCCAACATCCGGGGCGTCGACCTCGACGACGCCGTCCGCCGCAAGTACGGCCTGGGCTGCCCCGGCTGCGGCCGATCGCCCTGCGTCTGCGACCCGGCCGAGAAACCCTGA
- a CDS encoding Gfo/Idh/MocA family protein, with protein MSNRRDFLGTVMAGATLAGASARASAAGAGRVIGANDRIRFGLIGAGSRGKEILKAALASPNVEAAAVADVYSGRFAEADKFAPGLKTFQDHRKLLEDPSIDAVLIATPQHLHARHFVDAIAAGKDVYQEKTMAFDADHARRMRNALDGSGRVVQVGLQWNSSGGVQKVRERVKSGELGAVSLLETHHFRQTPYGGWMREAPKGFDPKQVDWDAFQGDARRVPFDADRYFNWRFYWDYSGGNVFENMVHIAAFWFAALDLSIPESVTSTGGNYQSPRMSPPDAFQVTMKHPEKLLFTFTSMFGNGYYGEGRNLLFGTKGTLVHTLADLFQVVPAGSKPESEVPKGPYKNPTEEHLRNFFDCVRSRSEPTSPFELGFRTAVACRMAVESYRRGTTVRWDPATETIV; from the coding sequence ATGTCCAATCGTCGCGATTTCCTGGGGACGGTGATGGCGGGCGCGACGCTCGCCGGGGCCTCGGCCCGGGCTTCGGCCGCCGGCGCGGGGCGGGTGATCGGGGCCAACGACCGGATCCGGTTCGGCCTGATCGGCGCGGGGTCGCGGGGCAAGGAGATCCTCAAGGCGGCGCTGGCGAGCCCGAACGTCGAGGCGGCCGCCGTCGCCGACGTCTACAGCGGCCGGTTCGCCGAGGCCGACAAGTTCGCGCCCGGCTTGAAGACGTTCCAGGACCACCGCAAGCTCCTCGAAGACCCCTCGATCGACGCCGTCCTGATCGCCACGCCCCAGCACCTGCACGCGCGCCACTTCGTCGACGCGATCGCGGCCGGCAAGGACGTGTACCAGGAGAAGACGATGGCCTTCGACGCCGACCATGCGCGGCGGATGCGCAACGCGCTCGACGGCTCGGGCCGGGTCGTGCAGGTCGGCCTCCAGTGGAATTCGAGCGGCGGCGTGCAGAAGGTCCGCGAGCGGGTGAAGTCGGGCGAGCTGGGCGCCGTCTCGCTGCTGGAGACGCACCACTTCCGCCAGACCCCGTACGGCGGCTGGATGCGCGAGGCCCCCAAGGGCTTCGATCCCAAGCAGGTCGACTGGGACGCCTTCCAGGGCGACGCCAGGCGGGTCCCGTTCGACGCCGACCGCTACTTCAACTGGCGGTTCTACTGGGACTACTCGGGGGGCAACGTCTTCGAGAACATGGTCCACATCGCGGCCTTCTGGTTCGCTGCGCTCGACCTCTCGATCCCCGAGTCCGTCACCTCGACCGGCGGCAACTACCAGTCGCCCCGCATGAGCCCGCCCGACGCCTTCCAGGTGACGATGAAGCATCCCGAGAAGCTCCTCTTCACGTTCACCTCGATGTTCGGCAACGGCTATTACGGCGAGGGCCGGAACCTGCTCTTCGGCACCAAGGGGACCCTCGTCCACACGCTGGCCGACCTCTTCCAGGTCGTCCCCGCCGGCTCGAAGCCCGAATCCGAGGTCCCCAAGGGTCCGTACAAGAACCCGACCGAGGAGCACCTCCGCAACTTCTTCGACTGCGTCCGCAGCCGCAGCGAGCCGACCTCGCCCTTCGAGCTGGGCTTCCGCACCGCCGTCGCCTGCCGCATGGCCGTCGAGTCCTACCGCCGCGGCACGACCGTCCGCTGGGACCCGGCGACCGAGACGATCGTCTGA
- a CDS encoding DUF4272 domain-containing protein: MGGGTDPGGDDREGAPPEARVVAARALIQGAVACRGSIEFEFEHDADGAVDFNDRLVRWLGDLGLFAAIEPLEAALLETPVGSIPRSKAIESTWACEGMAILAWSLGRVDLPSHDQLVDKFAVADALGFLGDDARSLLERPALRPLDELAAYREFCYDVHVRLRGRLKGRKPLARPIETRSIERLPLEKLRIVVREDLAIDGRPIEECVDRRVAEVERVTHHRHRASIWLVGEHPLYTETPVDT; encoded by the coding sequence ATGGGCGGCGGAACCGATCCGGGGGGCGACGACCGAGAAGGCGCTCCACCCGAAGCCCGCGTCGTCGCCGCGCGCGCCTTGATCCAGGGTGCCGTGGCGTGCCGGGGGAGCATCGAGTTCGAGTTCGAGCACGACGCCGACGGGGCCGTCGACTTCAACGACCGGTTGGTGCGCTGGCTCGGGGACCTTGGGCTCTTCGCCGCGATAGAGCCCCTGGAAGCCGCGCTCCTCGAGACGCCCGTCGGAAGCATCCCACGATCGAAAGCGATCGAGTCCACGTGGGCGTGCGAGGGAATGGCCATCCTCGCCTGGTCCCTGGGGCGAGTCGATCTCCCGTCGCACGACCAGCTCGTCGACAAGTTCGCCGTCGCCGACGCCCTGGGTTTCCTGGGCGACGACGCCAGGAGCCTGCTCGAGAGGCCGGCGCTCCGCCCTCTCGACGAACTCGCAGCGTACCGCGAATTCTGTTACGACGTCCACGTCCGGCTTCGGGGCCGACTGAAGGGCCGCAAGCCCCTCGCCCGGCCGATCGAGACGAGATCGATCGAACGACTCCCCCTGGAGAAGTTGCGGATCGTCGTGCGGGAAGACCTGGCGATCGACGGTCGACCGATCGAGGAATGCGTGGACCGACGCGTGGCCGAGGTGGAGCGCGTGACTCACCACCGACACCGGGCCTCGATCTGGCTCGTAGGGGAGCATCCCCTCTACACCGAGACGCCGGTGGACACGTGA